A region from the Planifilum fulgidum genome encodes:
- a CDS encoding MFS transporter, translating to MRDSEGTERGGEMRERLWTKDFILICAVNFFMFAGFFMLLPTLPIYVVDELGGAAGQAGLIVGVFTVAAVLARPVSGIGLDRWGRRRLLILSLALFAAASSAYLAAFSLVFLLLLRLFHGAAFGMATTAAATVVADRVPPGRRGEGLGIFGVSSMVAMILSPALGMALVQHGSYPLLFLVGAGLAALALLFSLPIRHSGAEARSDGTERGLKRWLEMRAVPYSLSLVGPAIVFGGVISFISLYAVELGNPGMAGGYFVVYALALVLSRMVSGKIYDRRGPDSAVIPGFLLYLAGMAALGLADGPVLFYAGAGLIGFGYGAIQPSVQALVIAEVPAKRRGAATATYLIAMDAGIGLGSFVLGLFVGWWGYRSMFLIGGLFVLASLFVYRWARRLSREREGERKAA from the coding sequence ATGCGGGATTCGGAAGGCACCGAAAGGGGTGGAGAGATGAGGGAGCGCTTGTGGACAAAGGATTTCATCCTGATTTGCGCGGTCAATTTTTTTATGTTTGCCGGTTTTTTCATGTTGCTGCCCACCCTTCCCATCTATGTGGTGGATGAGCTGGGGGGAGCGGCGGGACAGGCGGGGCTGATCGTCGGCGTGTTTACGGTGGCGGCGGTGCTGGCCCGGCCCGTCTCCGGCATCGGATTGGACCGGTGGGGAAGGCGGCGCCTTTTGATCCTGTCGCTGGCCTTGTTCGCCGCGGCCTCATCGGCCTATCTGGCGGCCTTCAGCTTGGTTTTTCTCCTGCTTTTGCGGCTGTTTCACGGCGCCGCCTTCGGCATGGCCACCACCGCCGCGGCGACGGTGGTGGCGGACCGGGTGCCGCCCGGCCGGCGGGGGGAAGGCTTGGGGATCTTCGGCGTTTCCTCGATGGTGGCCATGATTCTCAGCCCCGCCCTCGGCATGGCGCTTGTTCAACACGGATCGTATCCGCTGCTCTTTCTTGTCGGCGCCGGCTTGGCGGCCCTGGCCTTGCTGTTCTCCCTGCCGATCCGTCATTCCGGGGCGGAGGCGCGTTCCGATGGGACGGAGCGCGGCCTCAAGCGATGGCTGGAGATGCGGGCGGTCCCGTATTCCCTTTCCCTGGTGGGGCCGGCGATCGTGTTCGGCGGCGTCATCTCCTTTATTTCGCTTTATGCCGTCGAGCTGGGGAATCCCGGAATGGCCGGAGGATATTTTGTCGTTTATGCCCTGGCCCTGGTCCTGTCCCGGATGGTGTCTGGAAAAATCTATGACCGCAGGGGGCCGGACTCCGCGGTCATTCCCGGCTTTCTGCTGTATCTGGCGGGAATGGCCGCCCTCGGCCTGGCCGATGGCCCGGTGCTGTTCTATGCCGGGGCGGGATTGATCGGTTTCGGCTACGGGGCGATTCAGCCCTCCGTTCAGGCGTTGGTCATCGCGGAGGTGCCGGCGAAACGGCGGGGGGCGGCCACCGCCACCTATTTGATCGCAATGGACGCGGGAATCGGCCTCGGCTCCTTCGTGCTGGGGCTGTTTGTCGGCTGGTGGGGCTACCGGAGCATGTTCCTGATCGGCGGCCTGTTTGTGCTGGCATCGCTGTTTGTTTACCGGTGGGCGAGAAGGCTTTCCCGGGAAAGGGAGGGGGAGAGGAAGGCCGCGTAA
- a CDS encoding RsmB/NOP family class I SAM-dependent RNA methyltransferase, protein MAQLPDKYLEQMNELLKDEYPAFLATYEKPASKGLRVNTLKIGVEELLRRVPFRLEPIPWCREGFYFEPEEDRPGKHVYHAAGLYYIQEPSAMAPVEALDPRPGERVLDLCAAPGGKTTQIAARMRGRGLLVANEIDPRRVKVLVENLDRLGVSHAVVLNEAPWRLSRRFVGFFDRILVDAPCSGEGMFRKDPDVCGRWSPRATRRCADVQLEILDSAAAMLRPGGRLTYSTCTFNPVENEEVILRFLENHPEFELEPVPGAEHFQKGRPDWVDGPPELARSARLWPHRLRGEGHFVAVMEKTGGPEGTAPRPGSFPPVSADAINKLKQFARETLAEDPPDGPFTLYGEHLYLLPGSLPTLKGLKVERPGCYLGQVKKGRFVPSHSWAMTLTPDRVKRSVSFAEESPELHRYLRGETLPHSGEKGWVLVAVDRFPLGWGKISGGMLKNHFPKWLRWD, encoded by the coding sequence CCGACAAATATCTGGAACAGATGAACGAACTCCTGAAGGATGAATATCCCGCCTTCCTCGCCACCTATGAGAAACCGGCTTCCAAAGGCCTCCGGGTGAACACCCTCAAAATCGGGGTGGAGGAGCTTCTCCGGCGGGTCCCCTTTCGCCTGGAACCGATCCCCTGGTGCAGGGAAGGCTTTTATTTCGAACCGGAGGAGGATCGTCCGGGAAAACACGTTTACCATGCCGCCGGGCTGTACTACATCCAGGAACCCAGCGCCATGGCCCCGGTGGAAGCCCTGGATCCCCGGCCGGGGGAACGGGTGTTGGACCTTTGCGCCGCTCCCGGAGGGAAAACGACCCAAATCGCCGCCCGCATGCGGGGCCGGGGACTTCTGGTGGCCAACGAGATCGATCCCCGGCGGGTCAAAGTGCTGGTGGAAAACCTGGACCGCTTGGGCGTGAGCCACGCGGTGGTCCTGAACGAGGCGCCGTGGAGGCTGAGCCGCCGTTTTGTCGGTTTCTTCGACCGGATCCTGGTGGACGCCCCCTGCTCCGGCGAAGGCATGTTCCGCAAGGATCCCGACGTGTGCGGACGGTGGAGCCCGCGGGCCACCCGCCGCTGCGCCGACGTGCAGCTGGAGATCCTGGACTCAGCCGCCGCGATGCTCCGTCCCGGCGGGCGGCTCACCTATTCCACCTGCACCTTCAATCCGGTGGAAAACGAGGAAGTGATCCTCCGCTTTCTGGAAAACCATCCGGAATTTGAACTTGAGCCCGTCCCCGGGGCGGAACATTTCCAAAAGGGACGCCCCGACTGGGTTGACGGTCCGCCGGAGCTCGCCCGTTCCGCCCGGCTGTGGCCCCATCGCCTCCGGGGGGAAGGACATTTCGTCGCCGTCATGGAAAAGACCGGCGGTCCGGAAGGAACGGCCCCGCGTCCCGGTTCCTTTCCGCCCGTCTCCGCCGACGCCATAAACAAACTGAAGCAGTTCGCCCGGGAAACGCTGGCGGAAGATCCCCCGGACGGCCCCTTCACCCTGTACGGGGAGCATCTGTATCTTTTGCCGGGTTCTCTCCCCACCCTGAAGGGGCTCAAGGTGGAACGCCCGGGATGCTATCTGGGACAGGTGAAAAAGGGGCGATTCGTCCCCTCCCACTCCTGGGCGATGACCCTGACGCCGGACCGCGTCAAGCGATCCGTCTCCTTCGCCGAGGAAAGCCCCGAACTTCACCGTTACCTCCGCGGGGAGACGCTGCCCCATTCCGGGGAAAAGGGATGGGTCCTGGTGGCCGTCGACCGCTTTCCCCTCGGCTGGGGAAAAATCTCCGGAGGAATGCTGAAGAATCACTTTCCCAAGTGGTTGCGGTGGGATTGA